The following are from one region of the Gammaproteobacteria bacterium genome:
- a CDS encoding transposase, whose amino-acid sequence MRYRRSDAAGGTYFFTVNLAERRSDVLVRHIDELRVAMKTVKDAHPFAILAMVVLPEHLHAIWRLPPNDADYPLRWSLIKAGFSRRLAKGEHIRASRQVKRERGIWQRRYWEHQIRDETDLARHVDYIHFNPVKHGWVTRPVDWPHSTLHGYIERGMVTPDWDRQMDDEVDGYGER is encoded by the coding sequence ATGCGTTATCGACGTTCCGATGCGGCGGGAGGAACATATTTTTTCACCGTAAACCTGGCCGAACGCCGTTCTGATGTATTGGTGCGGCATATCGATGAATTGCGTGTGGCCATGAAAACGGTGAAAGACGCGCATCCGTTTGCCATTCTGGCAATGGTCGTATTACCCGAACATCTGCATGCAATATGGCGCTTGCCGCCGAATGATGCCGACTATCCGCTGCGCTGGTCGCTGATCAAAGCGGGGTTTTCGCGGCGGCTGGCAAAAGGAGAGCACATCCGCGCCAGCCGTCAGGTCAAGCGTGAACGCGGCATCTGGCAGCGGCGGTATTGGGAGCATCAAATCCGGGATGAAACCGACCTGGCGCGTCATGTGGATTACATCCATTTTAATCCCGTGAAGCATGGCTGGGTCACACGCCCCGTGGATTGGCCGCATTCAACATTGCATGGATATATCGAGCGGGGAATGGTGACACCGGATTGGGATCGACAAATGGATGATGAGGTGGATGGTTATGGTGAACGGTGA
- a CDS encoding NifU family protein yields MPKIADIEKTPNPNAMRFVLKEPVTLGVARSFENAGQAANDPLASALFAIPHVTNVFYVDRWLTVTQDGEAYWDKLLMELAPPIRSAEAATPISMDTDGTTAHKTLVAPEDEDRLARITELLDERIRPALLSDGGGLEVMEFSGDKLVIRYQGACGTCPSSLSGTLMAIESVIRTIEPDIEVIAV; encoded by the coding sequence ATGCCCAAAATAGCCGATATAGAAAAAACCCCGAACCCGAACGCCATGCGCTTCGTCCTCAAGGAGCCTGTCACCCTGGGTGTCGCGCGCTCGTTCGAAAATGCCGGGCAGGCCGCAAATGATCCGCTGGCTAGCGCGCTGTTTGCCATACCCCATGTCACCAATGTGTTTTACGTGGACCGCTGGCTAACCGTAACGCAGGATGGCGAGGCCTACTGGGACAAGTTACTGATGGAGCTGGCGCCGCCCATTCGATCCGCCGAAGCAGCCACACCGATCTCAATGGATACGGACGGTACAACAGCGCATAAAACGCTGGTCGCCCCGGAAGACGAAGACCGCCTCGCGCGTATTACTGAGCTGCTGGATGAACGCATCCGCCCCGCCTTGCTGAGCGATGGCGGCGGACTCGAAGTGATGGAGTTTTCCGGAGACAAGCTTGTCATCCGGTATCAGGGAGCGTGCGGCACCTGCCCCAGCTCGCTTTCCGGCACGCTCATGGCCATCGAAAGCGTGATACGCACCATCGAGCCGGATATCGAGGTTATTGCGGTATAA
- a CDS encoding GxxExxY protein, whose product MSSERLSEITKKIIGSAIAVHRALGPGLLESAYEACLSYELIECGLIIERQKTLPVIYRGAKIDCGYRIDLLVEEEVIVELKAVDRLMPVHSAQLVSYLKLSGCKVGLLINFNVTLLKTGIIRLVNGIDDGFTPEHAERDKNAG is encoded by the coding sequence ATGAGTAGTGAAAGATTAAGCGAGATTACGAAGAAGATCATTGGCTCGGCGATTGCGGTACATCGTGCTCTTGGGCCAGGGCTGCTGGAATCGGCCTATGAAGCCTGTCTTTCTTATGAATTGATTGAATGCGGATTGATTATAGAGCGTCAAAAAACGCTACCGGTGATCTATCGTGGCGCAAAGATCGACTGTGGTTATCGCATTGATTTGTTGGTTGAAGAAGAAGTAATTGTTGAATTGAAGGCCGTCGACAGACTTATGCCAGTTCACAGTGCGCAACTTGTTTCCTACCTGAAATTGTCTGGCTGCAAAGTAGGGTTGTTGATCAACTTCAACGTCACCCTGTTGAAGACCGGGATCATAAGGCTGGTAAATGGAATAGATGATGGCTTTACACCAGAGCACGCAGAGAGAGACAAAAATGCAGGGTGA
- a CDS encoding type I secretion system permease/ATPase, giving the protein MPHAVSASSDVDTGLACVVLLARFFGLPIDPNQLQHQFGQTGRLFDATDILLAAKHLGLKAKAIESNWARLADTPLPAIVQHHDGHYFIVAKIDGDKVLIQDPLEQRPLILPREIFEKAWCGKLILFTRRAKLAEGGVGKFDFTWFIPAIIKHRRLFGEVLIASFFIQLFALVTPLFFQVVIDKVLVHKGLTTLDVLLFGLVVISLFEVVLGGLRTYLYSHTAHRIDVSLGAKLFRHMLALPLAYFEARRVGDTVARVRELESIRQFLTGSALTVVVDAFFTVVFIAVMYYYSPLLTWIVLGSIPLYALLSVLVTPVLRARLHEKFNRGAENQAFLVESINGVQTLKAMAVEPQMQRRFEEQLAGYVRAGFRADMLGNTASQIASLINKLVIAATLWFGAHLVIEGSLSVGQLVAFNMLAARVSGPVLRLVQLWQDFQQAGISVQRLGDILNAHPEPGYNPNRATLPAFAGRVIIDNITFRYRPDTPEVLRRVSLDVQPGEVIGIVGRSGSGKSTLTKLIQRLYVPESGRILIDGVDLAMVEPAWLRRQIGVVLQENMLFNRTVRDNIALADPGLPMEAVIEAAKLAGAHDFILELPQAYDTLIGEHGGNLSGGQRQRIAIARALVTHPRILIFDEATSALDYESERIIHDNMKAICQGRTVFIIAHRLNAVRHADRIIVIDKGEIVEQGSHGELLKHGGEYAKLHRLQAGD; this is encoded by the coding sequence ATGCCCCACGCCGTTTCCGCTTCTTCTGATGTAGACACCGGCCTTGCCTGTGTAGTACTGCTGGCCCGATTTTTCGGGCTACCCATCGATCCCAATCAACTTCAGCATCAATTCGGCCAAACCGGCCGGCTGTTCGACGCCACGGACATCCTGCTGGCGGCTAAGCATCTGGGCCTCAAGGCCAAGGCGATCGAAAGCAATTGGGCGCGCCTTGCGGACACCCCGCTGCCCGCCATCGTCCAGCACCACGACGGGCATTATTTCATCGTCGCCAAGATCGACGGCGACAAGGTGCTAATCCAGGACCCCCTCGAACAGCGCCCCCTCATCCTGCCGCGCGAAATCTTTGAAAAGGCCTGGTGCGGAAAACTGATTCTTTTCACGCGCCGCGCCAAGCTGGCCGAAGGCGGGGTCGGCAAATTCGATTTCACCTGGTTCATCCCGGCCATTATCAAGCACCGGCGGCTGTTTGGTGAGGTGCTGATAGCCTCGTTCTTTATCCAGTTGTTCGCGCTGGTGACCCCGCTGTTCTTCCAGGTGGTCATCGACAAGGTGCTGGTGCACAAGGGACTGACCACGCTGGATGTACTGCTATTCGGGCTGGTGGTGATTTCGCTGTTCGAGGTGGTGCTTGGCGGCTTGCGCACCTACCTCTATTCCCACACCGCGCATCGCATTGATGTCAGTCTGGGGGCCAAACTGTTCCGGCACATGCTGGCCCTGCCGCTGGCCTACTTCGAGGCGCGGCGGGTCGGTGACACCGTGGCCAGGGTGCGGGAACTCGAGAGCATCCGCCAGTTTCTCACCGGCTCGGCCCTCACCGTGGTGGTGGACGCCTTCTTCACGGTGGTCTTCATCGCCGTGATGTACTACTACAGCCCACTGTTGACATGGATTGTGCTGGGGTCGATTCCCCTGTACGCGCTGCTTTCAGTGCTCGTGACGCCGGTGCTGCGCGCCCGCCTGCACGAAAAGTTCAACCGCGGTGCGGAGAATCAGGCCTTTCTCGTCGAATCCATCAACGGCGTGCAGACCCTCAAGGCGATGGCCGTCGAACCGCAGATGCAGCGCCGCTTTGAGGAGCAACTGGCCGGTTATGTGCGCGCCGGATTCCGGGCCGACATGCTGGGCAATACGGCAAGCCAGATCGCCTCCCTGATCAATAAGCTCGTCATTGCGGCCACGCTGTGGTTCGGTGCCCATCTGGTAATCGAAGGCAGCCTGAGTGTGGGGCAGTTGGTCGCCTTCAACATGCTGGCGGCGCGGGTCAGCGGCCCGGTGTTGCGGCTGGTGCAGCTCTGGCAGGATTTCCAGCAGGCCGGCATTTCCGTGCAGCGGCTCGGCGATATCCTTAACGCCCACCCCGAGCCAGGCTACAACCCCAACCGCGCCACCCTGCCCGCCTTCGCGGGGCGCGTCATAATCGACAACATCACCTTCCGCTACCGGCCGGATACGCCCGAAGTGCTGCGCCGCGTCTCCCTCGACGTGCAGCCCGGCGAGGTCATCGGCATCGTCGGCCGCTCGGGTTCCGGCAAGAGCACGCTCACCAAACTCATCCAGCGCCTGTATGTCCCGGAAAGCGGGCGGATACTCATCGACGGGGTAGACCTCGCCATGGTCGAGCCCGCCTGGCTGCGCCGCCAGATCGGCGTGGTGTTGCAGGAAAACATGCTCTTCAACCGCACGGTGCGCGACAACATCGCCTTGGCGGACCCCGGCCTGCCGATGGAGGCGGTGATCGAGGCGGCCAAACTCGCCGGCGCCCACGACTTCATTCTGGAGCTGCCGCAAGCATACGACACTCTGATCGGCGAGCACGGCGGCAATCTCTCCGGTGGCCAGCGCCAGCGCATCGCCATCGCCCGGGCGCTCGTCACCCATCCCCGCATCCTGATTTTCGACGAGGCGACCAGCGCGCTCGACTACGAATCCGAACGCATCATCCATGACAACATGAAAGCCATCTGCCAGGGCCGCACCGTGTTCATCATCGCACACCGCCTGAACGCCGTGCGCCACGCCGACCGCATCATCGTGATCGACAAAGGCGAGATCGTCGAGCAGGGCAGCCACGGTGAATTGCTGAAACACGGCGGAGAATACGCGAAGTTGCATAGATTGCAGGCAGGGGATTGA
- a CDS encoding IS66 family transposase, with protein MSHPGSQGKGKNENGALLKNTRVKESVTLSRVRLCDVCGEDLDNTPCSHHERRTKIDIVFEKVVEHVDAEVKQCPVCDATVKGKFPADMHGPLQYGDGLKAFVINLLVSQMVAINRAQTLLTSMIGVVISEATLLAFVLRLHRALERWEQHATAQLLKAPSMHVDETSLRVDKQNHWIHVYSAGEITLKFLHRKRGTAAITSIDIIPRYDGVIIHDCWSSYLSYDHCSHGLCGSHLLRELTFIVDANDYAWARHMKRLLQESCATVSRSTEKRLTDEALARLQKRYRTILTRGEKELPPIPQKPSGKRGKLAKSDAHNLLDRLQKHEASVLLFAKNPHVAFTNNRAERDLRMSKVKQKVSGCFRSEIYAQAYCRISSYLQTMANKGHNPLIAIQMALAGEVNLIGGE; from the coding sequence TTGAGTCATCCGGGGAGCCAGGGTAAGGGGAAAAACGAAAACGGCGCCCTGCTGAAAAACACGCGCGTCAAAGAGAGTGTGACTCTTTCTAGAGTCCGCCTCTGCGATGTATGTGGCGAAGATCTGGATAATACGCCCTGTAGTCACCATGAAAGACGGACGAAGATCGATATTGTTTTTGAGAAAGTCGTTGAGCATGTGGATGCCGAGGTCAAGCAGTGCCCGGTCTGCGATGCGACGGTCAAAGGGAAGTTCCCGGCGGATATGCACGGCCCGTTGCAATACGGCGATGGCTTAAAGGCCTTTGTCATCAATTTACTGGTGTCTCAGATGGTCGCGATCAATCGCGCGCAAACGCTGCTGACCTCCATGATCGGTGTTGTGATCTCTGAAGCCACTCTTCTGGCTTTTGTGCTGCGGCTTCATCGTGCCTTGGAGCGGTGGGAGCAGCACGCCACCGCACAGCTGCTGAAAGCACCCTCTATGCATGTGGATGAGACCTCCTTGCGGGTGGATAAGCAAAACCACTGGATACACGTGTACTCCGCAGGGGAGATCACCCTCAAGTTTTTACATCGAAAACGGGGCACGGCAGCGATCACGTCGATCGATATTATTCCGCGCTACGATGGCGTCATCATTCATGACTGCTGGTCATCCTACTTGTCCTATGATCACTGCTCTCACGGCCTGTGCGGCTCGCATCTGCTGCGCGAATTGACGTTCATTGTTGACGCCAATGACTATGCCTGGGCGCGCCACATGAAACGCCTTTTACAGGAGAGCTGCGCCACCGTCTCCAGAAGCACGGAAAAGAGATTGACCGATGAAGCGCTGGCGCGGTTGCAAAAGCGCTACCGCACGATTCTCACCCGTGGCGAAAAAGAGCTTCCACCTATTCCCCAAAAGCCCAGCGGGAAACGCGGCAAACTCGCCAAGTCAGATGCACACAATCTGCTGGACCGATTGCAAAAACATGAGGCATCCGTCCTGCTGTTCGCCAAAAACCCTCATGTCGCCTTCACCAATAACCGGGCCGAGCGTGATTTGAGAATGTCCAAGGTGAAGCAAAAGGTCTCTGGCTGTTTCCGCTCAGAGATTTATGCTCAGGCTTATTGCCGAATATCAAGCTATCTGCAAACTATGGCCAACAAGGGACATAATCCTCTTATTGCGATTCAAATGGCTCTCGCGGGTGAGGTCAACTTAATCGGGGGTGAGTAG
- a CDS encoding HlyD family type I secretion periplasmic adaptor subunit: MIKNQELEFLPAVLEIQETPPSPLGRAIAWTLIAFFTIAVIWACIGKVDIVAVAQGKIIPGDRIKVIQPLEIGTVRTIHVHEGQAVTKGDLLVELDATASGADRQRLSEQLMTAKIEAARWRALSALEFRDEHRPFPAFAAPPQAHAAQMAVQQRLLQNQIAEYTARLSEIHNTIEQRRAEQAGAKETVAKLEATLPLVAKRADALKNLADKKLASEHSYLELEQQRIEQQQDLAIQRNRLQETASAIAGAEQQRLALQAEFKRTALTELAKAEEAATSLTQELVKAEQRTTLQHLIAPVSGVVQQLAVHTVGGVVTPAQQLMVVVPKEHALEIEALVKNQDIGFVRDGQIAEVKVETFPFTRYGTIDAQLLHVSNDAIADEKLGLVYSVRVLMKKSVMNVEGKRVNLTPGMAVTVEVKTGKRRLIEYFLSPLLQYAKESVRER; encoded by the coding sequence ATGATCAAAAACCAAGAACTCGAATTCCTCCCCGCCGTCCTGGAAATCCAGGAAACCCCGCCCTCGCCGCTGGGCCGGGCCATCGCCTGGACGCTGATCGCGTTTTTTACCATAGCCGTCATCTGGGCCTGCATCGGCAAGGTGGATATCGTCGCCGTCGCCCAGGGCAAAATCATTCCTGGCGACCGCATCAAGGTCATTCAACCCCTGGAGATCGGCACGGTGCGGACGATCCATGTGCATGAGGGCCAGGCGGTAACAAAGGGAGACCTTCTGGTCGAACTTGACGCCACCGCCAGCGGCGCCGACCGCCAGCGTCTGAGCGAGCAGCTCATGACGGCAAAAATAGAAGCGGCGCGCTGGCGCGCTTTGTCAGCACTGGAATTCCGCGATGAACACAGGCCGTTTCCCGCCTTTGCTGCACCGCCGCAGGCCCATGCTGCCCAAATGGCAGTACAGCAACGCCTGCTGCAAAACCAGATCGCCGAATACACCGCCCGCCTGTCGGAAATCCACAACACGATAGAACAGCGCCGCGCCGAACAGGCAGGGGCCAAGGAAACCGTCGCAAAACTCGAGGCCACACTGCCGCTGGTAGCCAAACGCGCCGACGCGCTGAAAAACCTCGCCGACAAAAAGCTCGCTTCCGAGCACAGCTATCTGGAGCTGGAGCAACAGCGTATCGAACAACAGCAGGACCTGGCCATCCAGCGCAACCGCCTGCAAGAAACCGCCTCCGCCATCGCTGGGGCCGAACAGCAACGGCTGGCCCTGCAAGCGGAATTCAAGCGCACCGCTCTGACAGAATTGGCAAAGGCCGAGGAAGCCGCCACCTCTCTTACGCAAGAGCTCGTAAAGGCCGAACAGCGCACCACCCTGCAACACCTCATCGCCCCTGTCTCCGGCGTGGTGCAGCAGCTTGCCGTGCATACCGTCGGTGGTGTTGTAACCCCTGCGCAACAACTCATGGTGGTTGTTCCCAAGGAACACGCGCTGGAGATCGAGGCCCTGGTAAAAAATCAGGACATCGGCTTCGTCCGCGACGGCCAAATTGCGGAAGTAAAGGTAGAAACCTTTCCCTTCACCAGATACGGCACCATCGACGCGCAACTCCTGCATGTCTCCAACGACGCCATCGCCGACGAAAAGCTAGGCCTCGTCTATAGCGTACGCGTGCTCATGAAAAAATCGGTCATGAACGTAGAAGGAAAACGCGTCAACCTCACACCCGGCATGGCCGTCACCGTGGAGGTGAAAACAGGCAAGCGGCGCTTGATCGAATATTTTCTGAGTCCCTTGTTGCAGTATGCGAAAGAGAGTGTGCGGGAGAGGTGA
- a CDS encoding SUF system NifU family Fe-S cluster assembly protein, with product MDPRELYQEMILEHNKKPRNFGVIAEANRHAEGHNPVCGDHITLHLHLEGDQIQGVSFEGHSCAICKASASMMTTQVKGKTVAEAETLIQEFRDMVTGKLDTKTQPHHLGRLTVLAGVSELPSRVKCAVLPWHTLHSAFVAQETASTEKEF from the coding sequence ATGGATCCGCGCGAGCTCTACCAGGAAATGATTCTGGAACACAACAAAAAGCCACGCAATTTCGGTGTGATCGCGGAAGCCAACCGCCATGCGGAAGGCCATAACCCGGTGTGCGGTGATCACATCACACTGCATCTGCACCTTGAAGGTGACCAGATTCAGGGTGTCAGTTTCGAGGGGCACAGTTGCGCCATCTGCAAGGCCTCGGCCTCGATGATGACTACCCAGGTGAAAGGAAAAACCGTCGCTGAGGCAGAAACACTGATTCAGGAGTTTCGCGACATGGTGACGGGCAAGCTCGACACCAAAACTCAACCCCACCACCTGGGCCGCCTGACGGTATTGGCCGGCGTAAGCGAGCTACCATCCCGAGTAAAATGCGCCGTTTTGCCTTGGCATACCTTGCACTCTGCGTTTGTCGCGCAAGAGACCGCATCGACGGAAAAAGAGTTTTGA
- a CDS encoding GNAT family N-acetyltransferase, with translation MALAALQNQSFEIESHQGHHLHVGLAISKKDIEAAQRLRYQMFVEEMGARISCKQPGMESDRFDPYCQHLLVRDLNNDQVAGCYRILTDTQAIEAGGFYSQTEFDLSNILTMPARIMEVGRTCVHPNYRNGSTIGLLWAGLTRYMDINNFDYMMGCASIPMSMGVKKVAATYHYLRDNHLGPDAWRATPRLAVPGLDLFQHDITATPSTPPLLKAYMRLGAVICGEPAWDPHINVADMLILLDRDRLDARYVRHFVNRAA, from the coding sequence ATGGCTTTGGCTGCGCTACAAAACCAATCTTTTGAAATCGAATCACACCAGGGACATCACCTGCATGTTGGCCTGGCAATCTCGAAAAAAGACATCGAAGCCGCCCAGCGCCTGCGTTATCAGATGTTTGTCGAGGAGATGGGCGCGCGTATTTCGTGCAAACAGCCCGGCATGGAAAGCGACCGCTTTGATCCCTACTGCCAGCACTTGCTGGTGCGCGACCTCAACAACGATCAGGTGGCAGGCTGCTATCGGATTCTCACCGACACCCAGGCCATCGAAGCCGGTGGTTTTTATTCACAAACCGAGTTTGACCTGAGCAACATCCTCACCATGCCCGCGCGCATCATGGAAGTGGGCCGCACCTGCGTCCACCCCAACTACCGCAATGGCAGCACTATCGGGCTGTTATGGGCAGGACTCACACGTTACATGGACATCAACAACTTCGATTACATGATGGGCTGCGCCAGCATCCCCATGAGCATGGGCGTGAAAAAGGTCGCGGCGACTTATCACTACCTGCGCGACAACCACCTCGGCCCCGATGCCTGGCGCGCCACACCCCGGTTAGCTGTGCCGGGTCTGGATCTGTTTCAGCATGACATAACGGCCACGCCCAGCACCCCGCCCCTACTCAAGGCCTATATGCGCCTCGGCGCGGTAATCTGCGGTGAACCCGCCTGGGATCCACACATTAACGTAGCGGACATGCTGATTCTGCTCGACAGGGACCGGCTGGATGCACGCTATGTGAGGCATTTCGTGAACCGGGCGGCGTGA
- a CDS encoding IS4 family transposase — protein MYSGQLVFAQLMEHLPLHTFRRCVQRYPSKYPTKTFSHLDQFLCMAFAQLTYRESLRDIETCLRAHQAKLYHLGIRGNIAKSTLADANEQRDCRIYADFAMSLIQTARKLYASDSFAVELEQTVYALDTTTIDLCLSVFPWARFRSTKAAVKMHTLLDLRGNIPTFIHISDGKMHEVNVLDILIPEAGSFYIMDRGFTDFARWFTLHQAQAFFVIRGKSNLLFRRVYSRTVDKSTGLRCDQTIALTARKASKDYPQHLRRIKFYDAEHDRFLVFLTNNFDLPALTIAQLYRCRWQVELFFKWIKQHLRIKRFYGTTENAVKTQIWIAIAVYVVVAIVKKRLNTEASLYTILQILSLTLFEKTPLDQLLKNAETQMSMQKDNNQLNLFN, from the coding sequence ATGTATTCAGGCCAGTTGGTGTTCGCACAACTCATGGAGCATTTGCCCCTTCACACATTCCGTCGCTGCGTGCAGCGCTACCCTTCCAAATATCCCACCAAGACTTTTTCGCATCTCGATCAATTTCTCTGCATGGCGTTCGCGCAGCTGACTTACCGCGAAAGCCTGCGCGACATCGAAACCTGTCTGCGCGCCCACCAAGCCAAGCTCTATCACTTGGGCATACGAGGCAACATCGCCAAGAGCACGCTGGCCGATGCCAACGAGCAACGCGACTGTCGCATCTACGCGGATTTCGCGATGAGCTTAATCCAGACCGCCAGAAAGCTTTACGCCAGCGACAGCTTTGCGGTCGAACTGGAACAGACGGTCTACGCACTCGATACCACGACCATCGACCTGTGCTTGAGCGTCTTTCCGTGGGCACGCTTCCGCTCCACCAAAGCTGCCGTCAAGATGCATACGCTGCTCGACCTGCGCGGCAACATTCCAACCTTCATCCACATCAGCGATGGCAAGATGCACGAGGTCAATGTGCTCGATATCCTGATACCCGAAGCCGGCAGCTTTTACATCATGGATCGTGGCTTCACCGACTTCGCTCGCTGGTTCACCCTGCATCAAGCACAGGCGTTCTTTGTCATCCGTGGCAAATCCAATCTGCTCTTTCGTCGCGTCTACTCTCGCACCGTGGACAAGTCCACTGGACTGCGCTGCGACCAGACCATTGCATTGACTGCTCGCAAGGCCAGCAAGGATTACCCGCAGCACCTGCGACGCATCAAGTTCTACGATGCCGAACACGACAGGTTTCTGGTCTTTCTGACCAACAACTTCGACCTGCCTGCGCTGACCATCGCTCAGCTTTATCGTTGCCGCTGGCAGGTCGAGCTATTCTTCAAGTGGATCAAACAGCATCTTCGAATCAAGCGGTTCTATGGCACCACCGAGAATGCAGTCAAGACGCAAATATGGATCGCCATCGCGGTTTACGTCGTGGTCGCCATCGTGAAAAAGCGGCTCAATACCGAGGCTTCGCTTTACACAATCCTACAGATTTTGAGCCTGACTCTTTTCGAGAAAACGCCACTCGATCAATTACTTAAAAATGCGGAGACGCAAATGAGCATGCAGAAAGACAATAACCAATTGAATCTATTCAATTAA
- a CDS encoding cysteine desulfurase, with protein sequence MDIGRVRADFPILQRSIHGKPLVYLDNAASSQMPQQVIDRLVHYQTHEHANVHRGVHTLSQLATTEYENARHKVMNFLGAADAREIIFVRGTTEGINLVMHGYGRAFLKEGDEIILSAMEHHANIVPWQMLRDEKKVVLRIIPMDDTGELLLDAYEKLFNARTKLVAITHVSNALGTINPVHEMIATARQHGALVLLDGAQAAPHLPVNVQDLDCDFYVFSSHKLCGPTGVGILYGKAALLEKMQPYQGGGDMILNVTFERTTYNEIPYKFEAGTPAIAAGIGLGSAIDYITGIGLERIAAHEHALLSYATEAVRDIKGLRIIGTAEHKAAVLSFTLDEIHPHDIGTILDHQGIAVRAGHHCAQPVMQRFGVAATARASFAFYNTLEEVDALVAGIHTVQKVFA encoded by the coding sequence TTGGACATTGGCCGTGTGCGCGCGGATTTCCCGATTTTGCAGCGCAGCATCCATGGCAAACCGCTGGTCTATCTTGATAACGCCGCGAGCAGTCAGATGCCGCAACAGGTGATTGACCGGCTGGTGCATTATCAGACCCACGAGCATGCCAATGTGCATCGTGGTGTGCATACCTTGAGCCAGCTTGCCACTACCGAATACGAAAACGCCCGCCATAAGGTGATGAACTTTCTCGGGGCTGCAGACGCGCGTGAGATCATCTTCGTGCGCGGCACAACCGAGGGCATCAATCTGGTAATGCACGGCTATGGCCGCGCGTTTCTCAAAGAGGGTGACGAGATCATCCTCTCTGCAATGGAACATCATGCCAACATCGTACCTTGGCAAATGTTGCGCGACGAGAAGAAGGTTGTGCTGCGCATTATCCCTATGGACGACACGGGCGAGCTGCTGCTCGACGCGTATGAAAAATTATTCAACGCGCGCACCAAACTTGTCGCCATCACGCATGTCTCGAATGCGCTGGGCACCATCAACCCGGTGCATGAGATGATCGCCACCGCGCGCCAGCACGGCGCGCTGGTATTGCTCGATGGGGCGCAGGCCGCACCGCACCTCCCCGTCAACGTGCAGGATCTGGATTGCGATTTTTATGTCTTCTCCAGCCACAAGCTGTGCGGCCCGACCGGCGTCGGCATCCTCTATGGCAAGGCCGCGTTACTGGAAAAAATGCAGCCCTACCAGGGCGGCGGCGACATGATCTTGAATGTCACCTTCGAGCGCACTACCTATAACGAGATACCGTACAAATTCGAGGCGGGGACGCCCGCGATTGCGGCGGGCATAGGGCTGGGCAGCGCTATCGACTATATCACTGGCATCGGTCTGGAGCGGATTGCCGCACACGAGCATGCGTTATTGAGCTATGCCACCGAAGCAGTGCGAGACATCAAAGGCCTGCGGATTATCGGTACGGCGGAGCATAAGGCTGCGGTGCTGTCATTCACGCTGGATGAGATCCACCCCCACGACATCGGCACGATACTCGATCACCAGGGCATCGCCGTCCGCGCCGGGCATCATTGCGCGCAACCTGTAATGCAGCGCTTTGGTGTAGCTGCCACAGCACGCGCGTCATTTGCTTTTTACAACACGCTCGAGGAAGTGGATGCGCTGGTAGCGGGAATACATACCGTACAAAAGGTGTTTGCCTGA